From the Thermosipho affectus genome, one window contains:
- a CDS encoding ABC transporter ATP-binding protein: MKFVNLLEGVISLIKVKNLKKAYGSKKAVDNISFEVNKGEIFALLGPNGAGKTTTLKCILNLRKKDKGEIILNGTYTYLPEKKELYKYLTVKKILEITKELSSNFSLEKSLDFVNEFQLPLNEKIATLSHGMTTLLYLAIVLSENVDIYFFDEPTWGLDPLMQKKVIEIIRKLSFEEKTVFLTSHILSEVEKIADKIAIMSNGKIVEYDYMDNIKEKYVLCVTNENIKGLLYKKTGNEKIILCKKENAKGNIKSATFEIIFEALVKGEKL; encoded by the coding sequence ATGAAATTTGTGAATTTATTAGAGGGGGTGATTTCCTTGATAAAAGTTAAAAATTTAAAAAAAGCATATGGTTCAAAAAAAGCGGTAGATAATATCTCATTTGAAGTAAACAAAGGCGAAATATTTGCACTTTTAGGTCCCAACGGTGCTGGTAAAACAACAACCTTAAAGTGCATATTAAACTTAAGGAAAAAAGACAAAGGAGAAATCATACTCAATGGAACATATACATATCTTCCCGAAAAAAAAGAATTATATAAATATTTAACAGTAAAAAAAATATTGGAAATAACCAAAGAACTTTCTTCAAACTTTTCATTGGAAAAATCATTGGATTTTGTCAATGAATTTCAACTTCCGCTCAATGAAAAAATTGCAACATTATCACATGGAATGACAACATTGTTATATCTTGCAATTGTACTATCTGAAAACGTCGATATATACTTTTTTGACGAACCCACATGGGGGCTTGACCCTCTAATGCAAAAAAAAGTAATCGAAATCATTAGAAAACTATCATTTGAAGAAAAAACTGTATTTTTAACAAGTCACATACTCTCCGAAGTAGAAAAAATTGCAGACAAAATTGCAATTATGTCCAATGGAAAAATTGTCGAATACGATTACATGGATAACATCAAAGAAAAATATGTTTTATGTGTTACTAACGAAAATATCAAAGGACTTTTATACAAAAAAACAGGAAACGAAAAAATAATCCTTTGCAAGAAAGAAAATGCAAAAGGGAATATAAAATCCGCAACTTTCGAAATAATATTTGAGGCTCTTGTAAAGGGGGAAAAGTTATGA
- a CDS encoding YbjQ family protein gives MLISTTEKVPGYKITKILGVVMGNIVHSKHLGKDIAAAFKTLAGGEIKSYTEMMTEARNKAIERMIDEAEKLGADAIVSIRFSSAAVMSGAAEILAYGTAVKLSSTTDNN, from the coding sequence ATGTTAATATCTACCACGGAAAAAGTTCCAGGGTACAAAATAACAAAAATATTGGGAGTAGTCATGGGAAACATAGTACATTCCAAACATCTTGGGAAAGACATAGCCGCAGCATTTAAAACATTGGCCGGTGGTGAAATCAAATCCTATACAGAAATGATGACTGAAGCAAGAAACAAAGCAATAGAAAGGATGATCGACGAAGCAGAAAAGCTAGGAGCCGATGCTATAGTGTCAATAAGATTTTCCAGCGCTGCAGTAATGAGTGGTGCCGCAGAAATATTAGCATATGGTACAGCAGTAAAATTATCCTCAACAACCGATAACAATTAA
- the gltA gene encoding NADPH-dependent glutamate synthase translates to MALKDRVNPIERNPKERAKDFSEVSLGYTENLAIIEAKRCLQCKIPTCVKGCPVGIDIPGFIKQIANEKFQESYKILKKYNALPAICGRVCPQEVQCEGACVLNKMGKPIAIGSLERFVADWASKNNIKDEIKIEKKLNKKIAIIGAGPSGLTAASELAKSGFLVDVYETFSEPGGVLIYGIPEFRLPKSIVKKEVDFLKELGVNILLNIPVGNAIEPQELLEKYDAIFIGVGAGTPKFMNIEGTELNGVYSANEFLTRINLMKAYKFPEYDTPVKIGKNVVVIGGGNTAMDAARSALRLGANVTIIYRRSEEEMPARKAEIHHAKEEGVKFQLLTQPISYIGDKEGNLIGIKCVKMKLGQPDKSGRRKPIPIENSEFIIPTEIAIEAIGTNPNKLLLSKFEGLKLNKWGYIQTNEYGQTSIPKVFAGGDIVTGSATVILAMGAGKKAAKKIKEFLND, encoded by the coding sequence ATGGCTTTAAAAGATAGAGTAAACCCTATCGAAAGAAATCCAAAAGAACGTGCAAAAGACTTCTCTGAAGTTTCATTGGGGTATACTGAAAATTTAGCAATAATAGAAGCAAAACGATGTTTACAATGCAAAATCCCTACATGTGTAAAAGGGTGTCCCGTCGGCATTGACATTCCTGGATTTATAAAACAAATTGCAAATGAAAAATTCCAAGAATCATACAAAATATTGAAAAAATACAACGCTCTTCCTGCAATTTGCGGAAGGGTGTGTCCACAAGAAGTACAATGCGAAGGTGCCTGTGTATTAAATAAAATGGGAAAACCCATAGCTATTGGATCGTTAGAAAGATTTGTTGCCGATTGGGCATCTAAAAACAATATAAAAGATGAGATAAAAATTGAAAAAAAATTAAATAAGAAAATAGCAATAATAGGAGCTGGACCTTCTGGACTTACTGCTGCATCTGAACTTGCAAAATCAGGATTTTTGGTTGATGTATATGAAACATTCTCAGAGCCTGGTGGTGTTCTAATATACGGAATTCCAGAATTTCGTTTACCAAAATCAATAGTAAAAAAAGAAGTTGATTTTTTGAAAGAACTAGGAGTAAACATACTCTTAAATATTCCCGTGGGAAATGCGATTGAACCGCAAGAATTATTAGAAAAATACGATGCAATTTTTATTGGTGTTGGTGCCGGTACACCAAAATTTATGAATATAGAAGGCACAGAATTAAACGGTGTTTATTCTGCAAATGAATTTTTAACAAGAATAAACTTAATGAAGGCGTATAAATTCCCAGAATATGACACTCCAGTAAAAATTGGTAAAAATGTTGTGGTAATTGGGGGAGGAAATACTGCAATGGATGCCGCAAGAAGTGCTTTAAGACTCGGAGCAAATGTTACTATAATCTACAGAAGAAGCGAAGAAGAAATGCCTGCAAGAAAAGCAGAGATCCACCACGCTAAGGAAGAAGGTGTGAAATTCCAACTACTCACACAACCTATTAGCTATATTGGTGACAAAGAAGGAAACTTAATTGGCATAAAGTGTGTAAAAATGAAGTTAGGTCAACCAGATAAAAGTGGTAGAAGAAAACCTATTCCAATAGAAAATAGTGAATTCATTATTCCTACAGAAATTGCAATTGAAGCTATAGGAACAAACCCAAACAAACTTTTGCTTTCAAAATTTGAAGGTTTAAAGTTAAACAAATGGGGATACATACAAACAAACGAGTATGGCCAAACAAGTATTCCAAAAGTCTTCGCTGGCGGAGATATTGTAACAGGTTCGGCAACTGTAATACTTGCAATGGGCGCAGGAAAAAAAGCAGCAAAAAAAATTAAAGAGTTCTTAAATGATTAA
- a CDS encoding sulfide/dihydroorotate dehydrogenase-like FAD/NAD-binding protein — protein sequence MLNNIVKKEKLAYGVHLFWIENPIISKKAKPGQFVIFRIHEGGERIPLTISKTKGNMFRVIVKAVGKSTYELCKLKENDYIKDVVGPLGTPSEIKRYGRVLVIGGGVGIAAIAPIVDALINVGNKVDTILAARNKESIILEDEFKDSENLYFATNDGSKGEKLFPNQLMEKLIKEEKYDVVWAIGPALMMKACSEVAKQHNLKIFVSLNAIMVDGTGMCGGCRVRIKDTLKYTCVDGPEFDGRDVDWNSFLTRLSQYKAEEKKALENYLKIVGEPTWL from the coding sequence TTGTTAAATAACATAGTAAAAAAGGAAAAATTGGCATATGGTGTACATCTTTTCTGGATAGAAAACCCAATAATTTCAAAAAAAGCCAAACCTGGACAATTTGTTATCTTTAGAATTCACGAAGGTGGCGAAAGAATTCCTTTAACTATCTCTAAAACTAAAGGCAATATGTTCAGAGTAATAGTAAAGGCAGTTGGTAAGAGCACGTATGAACTTTGCAAACTAAAAGAAAATGATTATATAAAGGATGTTGTAGGACCTCTAGGAACTCCAAGTGAAATAAAACGTTATGGAAGAGTATTGGTAATTGGTGGTGGCGTAGGAATTGCAGCAATTGCACCAATCGTTGATGCATTAATAAATGTCGGTAATAAGGTAGATACAATTTTAGCTGCAAGAAACAAAGAATCTATAATTTTGGAAGATGAATTCAAAGATTCAGAAAACTTATATTTTGCAACTAATGATGGAAGTAAAGGCGAAAAGTTATTTCCTAACCAATTAATGGAAAAGTTGATAAAGGAAGAAAAATACGATGTTGTATGGGCTATAGGTCCCGCTTTAATGATGAAAGCTTGTTCTGAGGTTGCCAAACAACACAATTTAAAAATTTTTGTTTCATTAAACGCCATAATGGTTGACGGAACTGGAATGTGTGGTGGATGTCGTGTTAGAATAAAAGATACATTAAAATACACTTGCGTTGACGGTCCCGAATTTGATGGCAGAGATGTTGACTGGAACAGTTTCTTAACAAGACTTTCACAATATAAAGCAGAAGAAAAGAAGGCTTTAGAAAATTACTTAAAGATTGTGGGGGAACCAACATGGCTTTAA
- a CDS encoding ABC transporter permease subunit codes for MKKEWIDMKTRSILTFVVMLILFFSIAPFQNFVIDLLNKNSEVIQRFVGNNFVEKLKNWDFYILSQWFGKNFGQIIPIIGIILSFPLFSREFENETISFLLVRKSRKNIFYNKFIVSFIVLSIEIFVLSYIPYIYSIITNKTLSFETTTKFFIHSFIGAFFWYSISFMFSVIFNDQVKPLLTSFAILGISTTLGFLRPISFLNTYKYVLGYKIFKESTIDFTYSTSLILIGTILLSFSYYLFENKEV; via the coding sequence ATGAAAAAAGAATGGATAGATATGAAAACTAGAAGTATTCTCACCTTTGTTGTAATGTTAATACTCTTTTTTTCTATTGCACCATTTCAAAATTTTGTGATAGATCTTCTAAACAAAAACTCAGAGGTCATACAAAGATTCGTAGGAAATAATTTTGTTGAAAAACTCAAAAATTGGGATTTTTACATATTATCACAGTGGTTTGGGAAAAATTTTGGACAAATAATTCCTATAATTGGTATAATACTTTCATTTCCACTATTTTCAAGGGAATTTGAAAATGAAACAATCTCATTTTTACTTGTAAGAAAATCAAGAAAAAACATATTTTACAACAAGTTTATCGTCAGCTTTATTGTACTTTCTATAGAAATCTTTGTTCTATCTTACATTCCATATATTTACTCCATAATCACAAATAAAACACTTTCTTTTGAGACAACTACAAAATTTTTCATACATTCTTTTATCGGTGCATTTTTCTGGTATTCCATATCTTTTATGTTCTCTGTGATTTTTAACGATCAAGTTAAACCCTTGCTAACTTCTTTTGCAATACTAGGTATTTCAACTACCCTCGGATTTTTAAGACCCATAAGTTTTCTTAACACCTATAAATATGTTCTTGGCTACAAAATTTTTAAAGAATCCACAATAGACTTTACATATTCAACATCACTAATTTTAATTGGAACAATACTTTTATCCTTTTCGTATTACTTATTTGAAAATAAGGAGGTGTAA
- a CDS encoding GntR family transcriptional regulator: MWFSINFSSHIPVYKQIVENIKLEILKGRLKNGDFLPSIRKLANDLNVNLNTVARAYRELANENVIKAVRGEGYIVIKDSLEKFNMEILQELSEIVKKCLKAGISINEICEFIRGGDFLDKS, from the coding sequence ATGTGGTTTAGTATAAATTTTTCATCTCACATCCCTGTATATAAACAAATTGTTGAAAATATAAAGCTTGAAATCTTAAAGGGTAGATTAAAAAACGGTGATTTTCTTCCTTCTATAAGGAAATTAGCTAATGATCTAAATGTAAATTTAAACACTGTAGCAAGAGCATACAGAGAATTAGCCAACGAAAATGTTATTAAAGCAGTTCGCGGTGAAGGATATATAGTAATAAAGGATTCTTTGGAAAAATTCAATATGGAAATACTACAAGAACTATCTGAAATTGTAAAAAAATGCCTAAAAGCAGGAATTTCAATAAATGAAATTTGTGAATTTATTAGAGGGGGTGATTTCCTTGATAAAAGTTAA
- a CDS encoding CoA transferase subunit A, translating to MKVIDISEIKTLIYEGATLMIGGFLGVGTPEKIIDEIVKNKISSLTVIANDTAFEDKGIGKLIKNKLCKKVIVSHIGTNPETQKQMIEGSLEVELVPQGTLAERIRAAGVGLGGILTPTGVGTVVENGKKLLEIDGKKYLLELPLHADISIIKAKKSDYMGNLVFNLTAENFNPLMALAAKMVIVEVEETVPTGSLAPNEIKIPGVIVDYIVGVEK from the coding sequence TTGAAAGTAATAGATATATCAGAAATCAAGACACTAATATACGAAGGAGCTACTTTAATGATTGGTGGGTTCCTTGGAGTAGGTACTCCAGAAAAAATTATTGACGAAATAGTAAAAAATAAGATCTCAAGTCTCACTGTTATAGCAAACGATACGGCATTTGAAGACAAAGGAATAGGTAAATTAATAAAAAATAAGTTATGTAAAAAAGTAATAGTTTCACACATTGGAACAAATCCAGAAACTCAAAAACAAATGATAGAAGGAAGCTTAGAAGTTGAATTAGTTCCACAAGGAACACTAGCCGAAAGAATTCGTGCTGCTGGGGTAGGATTGGGAGGAATACTAACACCTACTGGAGTAGGAACCGTGGTAGAAAACGGAAAAAAACTATTAGAAATTGATGGAAAAAAATACCTTTTAGAACTCCCATTACACGCAGACATATCCATTATTAAAGCTAAAAAGTCAGACTACATGGGGAATTTAGTATTTAATCTTACCGCAGAAAATTTCAATCCACTAATGGCACTTGCCGCCAAAATGGTAATAGTAGAAGTAGAAGAAACAGTCCCCACAGGTTCACTCGCCCCAAATGAAATAAAAATTCCAGGAGTAATCGTCGATTACATTGTGGGGGTGGAAAAATGA
- a CDS encoding acetyl-CoA C-acetyltransferase: MVYILGLKRTAIGTFAGSLKDIPAPKLGAIAAKAAIEQANVPKEDFDETIVGSILTAGQGMGPGRQVGIYAGIPKEKPGYTVNMLCGSGMKAVMIGAVDIISKEADLVLAAGIENMSASPYLLPSKARYGVKFGNFEVIDHMIIDGLTDVFNNIHMGLTAEHLAEKYQISREEQDKFAYESQMKTKKAIEEEKFKDEIVPVEIITKKETKIFDTDEHPRLDVTLEKLSKLRPAFKKDGTITAGNASGINDGGSAIVLASEKYVEKNNLKPLARIIAWAQAGVDPMEMGLGPVPATEKVLKKANLKMEDIELIELNEAFAAQSLAVIKLWSEKFGISKDWILERTNVNGGAIALGHPIGASGNRIIVTLLYEMKKRNLRYGLATLCIGGGMGTAVIIENLQ; this comes from the coding sequence ATGGTATACATACTCGGACTAAAAAGAACAGCGATAGGTACATTTGCGGGGAGTTTAAAAGATATACCTGCACCAAAGCTTGGGGCAATAGCTGCTAAGGCGGCTATTGAACAGGCAAACGTTCCAAAAGAAGATTTTGACGAAACTATCGTTGGTTCTATTCTTACTGCAGGACAAGGTATGGGACCTGGTAGGCAAGTGGGGATATATGCAGGTATTCCAAAGGAAAAACCTGGGTATACCGTCAATATGCTTTGTGGCAGCGGCATGAAAGCTGTTATGATAGGAGCAGTTGATATCATTTCCAAAGAGGCTGATCTTGTTCTTGCTGCGGGTATTGAAAACATGTCTGCTTCTCCTTATTTACTCCCCTCAAAAGCACGATATGGGGTAAAGTTTGGAAATTTTGAAGTAATAGATCACATGATAATTGATGGACTTACCGATGTTTTTAACAACATACACATGGGACTTACCGCAGAACATTTAGCGGAAAAATACCAAATTTCAAGAGAAGAACAGGATAAGTTTGCATATGAAAGTCAAATGAAGACCAAAAAAGCAATAGAGGAAGAAAAATTCAAAGACGAAATTGTTCCAGTAGAGATAATCACAAAAAAAGAAACTAAAATTTTTGATACAGATGAACATCCAAGGCTTGACGTAACACTTGAAAAACTTTCAAAGTTAAGACCAGCTTTTAAAAAAGACGGCACGATAACCGCGGGAAATGCAAGCGGTATAAACGATGGAGGAAGTGCTATAGTACTTGCATCTGAAAAATATGTTGAAAAGAACAATTTAAAGCCACTTGCAAGAATAATAGCATGGGCACAAGCAGGAGTGGATCCAATGGAAATGGGACTTGGCCCTGTCCCCGCAACGGAAAAAGTACTCAAAAAAGCAAATTTAAAGATGGAAGATATAGAACTAATAGAGTTAAACGAAGCATTTGCAGCACAAAGTCTTGCGGTAATAAAATTGTGGAGCGAAAAATTTGGTATAAGTAAAGACTGGATACTCGAGAGAACAAATGTAAATGGTGGCGCAATAGCTCTTGGTCATCCAATAGGTGCAAGTGGAAACAGAATAATAGTAACGCTACTATACGAAATGAAAAAGAGAAATTTAAGATATGGACTTGCCACATTATGTATCGGTGGAGGTATGGGCACTGCCGTTATAATTGAAAATTTACAGTAA
- the estD gene encoding esterase EstD: MKRWIISIVIFSTFLFSSNFEKIAYNYFYALVNENYKVAYNLSSNIMKQHLPIEKIKKIWQQITSTYGKFEKIVKLQIIEKPPYKVFIFTSKFKKSNLNISITLNKEGKIDGLFFSPAQNVEYKIPQYVKSDKFVEKDVKVGDLPGKLTIPKEHTKYAVILIHGSGPQDMDETIGPNKIFKDIAYALSSNNIAVLRYNKRTLYQANENITIKEEIINDVLKAIKLLKDYNYKEIYLLGHSLGAYVAPYIATINDNISGLILLAPPARNLEDVIADQLKFLQNTSNEILQKLQELKENKIPNDEFVLGAKAKYWYDLRSYNPLKYLGKVKTLILFGKNDYQVTLKDYNIFKEHLTNNTKIILFNGLTHLFIPGEKTPNAYLIENHVDAKVIDEIIKFIKN; encoded by the coding sequence ATGAAAAGATGGATAATTTCTATTGTAATCTTCTCAACTTTTTTATTTTCATCAAATTTTGAAAAAATAGCTTACAATTATTTTTATGCACTTGTAAATGAAAACTACAAAGTGGCGTACAATCTATCATCCAATATAATGAAACAACATCTTCCAATAGAAAAAATAAAAAAAATATGGCAGCAAATAACATCAACATACGGAAAATTTGAAAAGATAGTAAAATTGCAAATAATAGAAAAACCACCATATAAAGTCTTCATATTCACATCTAAGTTTAAAAAAAGCAATTTAAATATATCTATCACTCTAAACAAAGAAGGAAAAATCGATGGCTTGTTTTTCTCTCCTGCGCAAAATGTAGAATATAAAATACCACAGTACGTTAAAAGTGATAAATTTGTGGAAAAAGACGTAAAAGTTGGTGATCTTCCAGGAAAATTAACAATTCCAAAAGAGCACACAAAATACGCGGTAATTTTAATACATGGTTCAGGGCCACAAGATATGGACGAAACAATTGGACCAAACAAAATATTTAAAGATATAGCATATGCCTTGTCAAGTAACAATATAGCAGTATTAAGATATAACAAAAGAACTTTGTATCAAGCAAATGAAAATATAACAATTAAAGAAGAAATAATAAACGATGTTCTAAAAGCAATAAAATTACTCAAGGATTATAACTACAAAGAGATATATCTACTTGGACATAGCCTTGGTGCATATGTAGCCCCATACATTGCAACAATAAATGATAATATTTCAGGATTAATATTGCTTGCCCCACCTGCAAGAAATTTAGAAGATGTAATAGCTGATCAATTAAAATTTCTCCAAAATACAAGTAATGAAATATTACAGAAACTACAAGAGCTTAAAGAAAATAAAATACCAAATGACGAATTTGTATTAGGCGCAAAAGCAAAATATTGGTATGATTTACGAAGCTACAACCCATTAAAATACTTAGGAAAGGTGAAAACTTTAATACTTTTTGGAAAAAATGATTATCAAGTAACTTTAAAAGACTACAACATATTCAAAGAACACTTAACTAACAATACCAAAATTATACTCTTTAATGGATTAACTCATTTATTTATACCAGGTGAAAAAACACCAAATGCATACTTAATCGAAAATCATGTTGATGCAAAAGTTATTGATGAAATTATAAAATTTATAAAAAATTAA
- the dnaK gene encoding molecular chaperone DnaK — translation MANKKEYVVGIDLGTTNSVIAWMKPDSNVEVIPNAEGTRTTPSIVAFSKSGEILVGEPAKRQLILNSDRTIKSIKRKMGTDYKVKIDDKEYTPQEISAFVLKKLKRDAEEYLGGEIKKAVITCPAYFNDAQRQATKDAGRIAGFEVLRIINEPTAAALAYGLDKKGKEKKVLVYDLGGGTFDVSILEIGDGVIQVIATSGNNHLGGDDFDQKIIDWLAEEFKKQHGVDLREDKQALQRLRDAAEKAKIELSSKLETDISLPYITATAEGPLHLEMRLTRSMFESLTRDLVEMTRKPIEQALSDAKLRPEDIDEIILVGGMTRVPMVQNFIKEIFGKEPNKGVNPDEAVAVGAAIQAAILAGEEGAQGKDIVLVDVTPLTLGIEVKGGLFEPIIPRNSTIPIKKSKVFTTAEDGQTEVEVRVYQGERPIAADNILLGSFRLVGIPPAPRGVPQIEVTFDIDSDGIVHVSAKDLGTGKEQSMVVSGRHKLSENDINKIIEDAKKFEEQDKRRREEVELKNKADDLAYYIEKSLKEYGDKIPQDEKQKLENLVKDLRDAINKNDIPRIKMLFDELDREKNKIGEYIYKQNGNQQSENSK, via the coding sequence ATGGCAAATAAGAAAGAATACGTTGTAGGTATAGACTTGGGAACAACAAATAGTGTAATCGCATGGATGAAACCAGATTCAAATGTTGAGGTTATTCCAAATGCTGAAGGTACAAGAACTACACCATCAATAGTCGCTTTTAGTAAATCGGGTGAAATATTGGTTGGCGAACCTGCCAAAAGACAATTAATCTTGAATTCTGATAGGACTATAAAATCAATTAAAAGGAAAATGGGAACAGATTACAAAGTAAAAATCGACGACAAGGAATACACCCCACAAGAGATTAGTGCATTTGTATTAAAAAAGTTAAAAAGAGATGCTGAAGAATATTTGGGTGGCGAAATAAAAAAAGCGGTAATCACATGTCCTGCATATTTTAACGATGCACAAAGGCAAGCAACAAAAGACGCTGGAAGAATAGCTGGTTTTGAAGTCTTAAGAATAATAAACGAACCTACAGCCGCTGCACTTGCGTATGGTCTCGACAAAAAAGGAAAAGAAAAAAAAGTTTTGGTATACGACTTAGGTGGAGGTACATTTGACGTTTCGATCCTTGAAATAGGGGATGGAGTTATTCAAGTAATCGCAACATCTGGTAATAACCATCTTGGAGGAGACGACTTTGATCAAAAAATAATTGACTGGTTAGCTGAAGAATTCAAAAAACAACATGGTGTTGACCTTAGAGAAGACAAACAAGCATTACAAAGGTTAAGAGATGCAGCTGAAAAAGCAAAAATTGAGCTTTCAAGTAAGTTAGAAACAGATATAAGTCTTCCTTACATAACAGCTACCGCAGAAGGTCCGTTGCATCTTGAAATGAGACTAACACGTTCGATGTTTGAATCTCTTACTAGAGATCTAGTAGAAATGACGAGAAAACCTATAGAACAAGCTTTATCAGACGCAAAACTTAGACCAGAAGATATTGATGAAATAATATTGGTTGGCGGAATGACAAGAGTACCTATGGTACAAAACTTTATCAAAGAAATTTTTGGAAAAGAACCGAATAAAGGAGTAAACCCCGATGAAGCTGTTGCAGTTGGAGCAGCTATTCAAGCGGCAATATTAGCTGGCGAAGAAGGTGCACAAGGTAAAGATATTGTCCTAGTAGATGTCACTCCATTAACATTGGGAATTGAAGTAAAAGGCGGATTATTTGAACCAATTATTCCTAGAAATTCAACAATACCAATTAAGAAGAGTAAAGTATTTACAACAGCAGAAGATGGTCAAACCGAGGTAGAAGTTAGAGTATATCAAGGCGAAAGACCAATTGCAGCGGATAATATATTGCTTGGTAGCTTTAGATTAGTTGGAATTCCACCTGCTCCCAGAGGAGTTCCTCAAATTGAAGTTACTTTTGACATTGACAGCGACGGTATAGTACATGTCTCTGCAAAAGATTTAGGAACTGGAAAAGAACAATCTATGGTTGTCTCTGGAAGACATAAACTTTCTGAAAATGATATTAACAAGATAATAGAGGATGCAAAGAAATTCGAAGAACAAGATAAAAGAAGAAGAGAAGAAGTGGAATTAAAGAACAAAGCAGACGACCTTGCATACTACATAGAAAAATCCCTAAAGGAATATGGTGATAAGATTCCTCAAGACGAAAAACAAAAACTTGAAAACTTAGTAAAAGACTTAAGAGATGCTATAAACAAAAACGATATACCAAGAATAAAGATGTTGTTTGACGAGCTTGATAGGGAGAAAAACAAAATAGGTGAATATATATACAAACAAAATGGTAATCAACAATCAGAAAATAGTAAATAA
- a CDS encoding 3-oxoacid CoA-transferase subunit B, with amino-acid sequence MNIKEKIAIRVAKELKDGQLVNLGIGLPTLVANYIPKNIHVFFQSENGIIGMGPAPNVGLENKDLTNAGGSYVTALPGAMTFDSAFSFGIIRGGHLDITVLGGLQVDEEGHLANWMIPNKMIPGMGGAMDLVTGAKKVIVAMTHTAKGKPKIVKKCTLPLTSVRRVDLIVTELAVIEPTNEGLVLKEISEETTIDEVLKLTDANLIINKEIKTF; translated from the coding sequence ATGAATATAAAAGAAAAAATTGCAATACGAGTAGCCAAGGAATTGAAAGATGGGCAATTGGTAAATCTTGGAATAGGATTACCCACTCTAGTGGCAAATTACATTCCAAAAAATATTCACGTGTTTTTTCAAAGCGAAAATGGTATTATCGGTATGGGACCTGCTCCAAATGTAGGTCTTGAAAACAAAGATTTGACAAATGCAGGTGGAAGTTATGTTACAGCATTGCCCGGTGCAATGACCTTTGATAGCGCCTTTTCCTTTGGAATAATCCGTGGAGGACATTTAGATATTACTGTACTCGGTGGCCTCCAAGTAGACGAAGAAGGACACCTTGCAAATTGGATGATTCCAAACAAAATGATTCCTGGTATGGGTGGCGCTATGGATTTAGTCACAGGTGCAAAAAAAGTTATAGTCGCAATGACCCATACTGCAAAGGGAAAACCAAAAATTGTTAAAAAATGCACATTACCTTTAACTTCGGTTAGACGTGTAGATTTAATAGTCACAGAACTTGCCGTAATTGAACCTACAAATGAAGGATTAGTATTAAAAGAAATTTCCGAAGAAACTACAATTGATGAGGTACTTAAATTAACAGATGCAAATCTAATTATTAACAAAGAAATAAAAACATTTTAA